One genomic segment of Rubeoparvulum massiliense includes these proteins:
- a CDS encoding acetoin utilization protein AcuC: protein MSREACFIDSPLLLTYQFYEGHPFTQQRVPLTRSLLEALGWLEEKQIQPPRIATDEELELVHEQGYIQLVKAVSTPNTLSAELRQQAYQHGLGTEDTPLFPHMHEASTLVVGATLSAVEMVMEQGIPHALNLSGGLHHALSGKASGFCIYNDCAVAIAYMRKKYDVRVLYIDTDAHHGDGVQWAFYHDPQVMTISLHETGKYLFPGTGHITERGDGPGLGFTINLPLEPYTEDESFISIYQSIITEAVKVFRPDVIITQNGADAHRWDPLTHLACSTSIYQIIPQLVHELAHQYCEGRWIATGGGGYDIYRVVPRAWALLWGVMSEQAITQLPLPPSWLQQWQPHSKEQLPSHLFDTPFPAMPRKQEIMEKNQRTADRVRNYLQRLQS, encoded by the coding sequence ATGAGCAGAGAGGCTTGCTTTATCGATTCACCGCTTCTTTTAACTTATCAATTCTATGAAGGACATCCGTTCACACAGCAGCGGGTGCCTCTTACCCGTTCTTTACTTGAAGCATTGGGCTGGTTAGAAGAGAAACAGATCCAGCCCCCACGTATTGCCACCGATGAAGAACTAGAGTTGGTTCATGAACAAGGGTATATTCAACTGGTAAAAGCAGTGAGCACACCTAACACACTCTCAGCAGAATTACGCCAGCAAGCCTACCAGCATGGGCTCGGGACAGAGGATACACCACTCTTTCCTCATATGCATGAAGCATCGACACTAGTCGTAGGTGCAACCTTATCTGCAGTGGAAATGGTGATGGAACAAGGGATTCCCCATGCCCTCAATCTGTCTGGTGGATTGCATCATGCTCTATCAGGCAAGGCCTCTGGCTTCTGTATCTACAATGATTGCGCTGTGGCCATTGCTTATATGCGAAAAAAATATGATGTCCGCGTCCTCTATATCGATACAGATGCCCATCATGGTGATGGTGTTCAATGGGCGTTCTATCATGACCCCCAGGTGATGACTATTAGCCTACATGAAACAGGGAAATACCTCTTTCCTGGAACAGGGCATATTACAGAACGAGGCGATGGGCCAGGTCTTGGATTCACCATTAATCTTCCCCTTGAGCCTTATACAGAGGATGAGTCCTTTATCTCCATCTATCAATCTATTATTACCGAAGCCGTCAAGGTGTTTCGACCAGATGTTATCATTACACAGAATGGTGCTGATGCCCATCGTTGGGACCCACTCACTCACCTCGCTTGCTCCACTTCTATTTATCAAATCATCCCACAACTGGTTCACGAACTGGCTCATCAATATTGCGAAGGGCGCTGGATTGCCACTGGCGGTGGTGGCTATGATATCTATCGTGTGGTTCCACGTGCTTGGGCGCTGCTCTGGGGTGTGATGAGTGAGCAAGCGATCACTCAGCTCCCTCTCCCTCCTTCCTGGTTGCAGCAATGGCAGCCCCATAGTAAGGAACAGCTTCCCTCCCATCTCTTCGACACACCTTTTCCTGCCATGCCTCGCAAGCAAGAAATTATGGAAAAAAATCAGCGTACAGCTGATCGAGTCCGCAATTACCTACAGCGTTTACAATCGTAA
- a CDS encoding 5'-methylthioadenosine/adenosylhomocysteine nucleosidase has product MKIAVMGAMDEEIALYLAEMKTYEEFQFAGMPFYVGSLRGQDVVLCKSGVGKVNAAVATQLLVDHFQVGALLFTGVAGAIDLRLRIGDLIISTDCVQHDVDVTALGYQPGEIPYVSQIAFPADPSLVQLAVAASQEQVPEQQVFTGRVVSGDQFIADSKKVTQLKEIFQASCTEMEGAAVAQVCWMNQLPFVVIRSMSDQADGEAEVSYHEFMHVVAKHSYLIITGMLDRWNM; this is encoded by the coding sequence ATGAAGATCGCTGTGATGGGGGCTATGGATGAAGAGATTGCCCTCTATTTAGCTGAAATGAAAACCTATGAAGAATTTCAGTTTGCTGGTATGCCATTCTATGTAGGAAGCCTACGTGGACAAGATGTCGTCCTCTGTAAATCAGGCGTTGGTAAAGTGAATGCGGCTGTTGCAACTCAGCTATTGGTGGATCACTTTCAAGTAGGAGCATTACTCTTTACTGGTGTAGCTGGAGCCATTGACCTCCGTCTACGCATTGGAGACTTAATTATATCTACAGATTGTGTTCAGCACGATGTTGATGTAACAGCGCTGGGCTATCAACCTGGTGAAATTCCTTATGTATCACAAATTGCTTTTCCAGCTGATCCTAGCTTAGTTCAATTAGCTGTTGCTGCTAGTCAAGAACAGGTACCGGAACAACAAGTCTTCACTGGTCGTGTAGTCTCAGGGGATCAATTTATTGCAGACAGCAAGAAAGTGACTCAGCTAAAGGAGATTTTTCAAGCGAGCTGTACAGAGATGGAAGGAGCTGCGGTTGCCCAAGTATGCTGGATGAATCAGCTTCCATTTGTGGTGATTCGCTCCATGTCTGATCAGGCTGATGGCGAAGCAGAGGTTAGCTACCATGAATTTATGCATGTGGTGGCTAAACACTCCTACTTGATTATTACTGGCATGTTAGATCGCTGGAATATGTAA
- the motS gene encoding flagellar motor protein MotS → MKRKRKQAKKGSPPWMTTYSDLMSLLLVFFIMLFAASEIDVQKFNAIAESFQNRAIFDFYPSIVPFDNPAERAENIKNLEVDEWDVQSQAGRDNKKSKSDQELAKILKVINTYLEENQLKGVVTATRTEQGVVMVLQDQVLYNSGSAELRSEALPLLTKIADLISAIPNQIKVEGHTDSDPIVYSHRYPSNWELSTARASTVIRYFIDEHKMDPSRFVAVGYADQQPVASNDSAEGKQQNRRVVIVIADPYADQAAMDVVSHPNSKGQQ, encoded by the coding sequence ATGAAGCGTAAGAGGAAACAAGCAAAGAAAGGGTCACCACCTTGGATGACGACCTATTCTGACTTGATGTCATTGCTTCTTGTCTTCTTTATTATGCTCTTTGCTGCTTCAGAAATTGATGTTCAAAAGTTTAATGCTATCGCAGAATCGTTTCAAAATCGTGCCATCTTTGATTTTTATCCGTCCATTGTTCCCTTTGATAATCCTGCTGAACGGGCAGAGAATATTAAGAACTTAGAAGTGGATGAATGGGATGTGCAAAGTCAAGCAGGAAGGGATAATAAGAAGAGTAAGAGCGATCAGGAATTAGCAAAAATTCTCAAGGTGATCAATACATATTTGGAAGAGAATCAGCTCAAGGGTGTTGTGACAGCAACGCGAACAGAGCAAGGTGTTGTGATGGTATTGCAGGATCAGGTTCTCTATAATTCAGGATCTGCTGAATTAAGGAGTGAAGCGCTACCATTACTTACAAAGATAGCCGATCTCATTTCTGCTATCCCTAATCAGATAAAAGTAGAGGGACATACTGATAGTGATCCCATCGTGTACAGTCACCGTTATCCTAGTAACTGGGAGCTATCCACAGCACGGGCAAGCACGGTAATCCGTTACTTTATCGATGAGCATAAGATGGATCCGAGCCGTTTTGTTGCTGTAGGCTATGCTGATCAACAGCCTGTTGCATCCAATGATTCAGCTGAGGGCAAGCAACAGAATCGCCGTGTTGTCATTGTGATCGCGGATCCTTATGCTGATCAAGCAGCGATGGATGTCGTCTCACATCCCAATAGCAAAGGGCAGCAATAG
- the motP gene encoding flagellar motor protein MotP, protein MSKKKRDLLTPIGIFLGATFITISILNGGGLSGAGGFVDIGSVIVVLGGMFASLMVSYNIKEIKLMFTVVKQAFVQREMELQELIQLFTQLSTKARKEGLLVLEQEIEEVDDPFIRKGILLAIDGIEPELIREIMMAEVVAMEERHRRGRQILERLGELGPAWGMIGTLIGLVLMLQTLDDPSTLGPKMALAMVTTFYGAVLANLVFIPMAGKLENQSDQEVFMKQVIIEGVLGVQSGQNPKILEEKLIAFLSPAERIQQEEAKAEEANYEA, encoded by the coding sequence ATGTCTAAGAAGAAGAGAGATTTACTTACACCCATAGGGATCTTTTTAGGAGCTACATTTATCACAATATCCATTTTAAATGGAGGTGGCTTATCAGGAGCCGGTGGCTTTGTCGATATTGGCTCAGTGATTGTTGTGCTGGGTGGGATGTTTGCTTCATTGATGGTAAGCTATAACATCAAAGAGATTAAGTTGATGTTTACCGTTGTGAAGCAAGCATTTGTTCAAAGAGAGATGGAATTACAAGAACTGATTCAGCTCTTTACACAGCTCTCGACCAAAGCACGAAAGGAAGGTCTTCTTGTTCTTGAACAAGAGATCGAAGAAGTGGATGACCCCTTTATTCGTAAAGGTATTTTACTAGCTATTGATGGAATAGAACCCGAATTGATTCGTGAGATCATGATGGCAGAAGTGGTGGCCATGGAAGAACGTCACCGTCGTGGTCGTCAGATTCTTGAACGCTTAGGTGAATTAGGCCCTGCCTGGGGGATGATCGGGACCTTAATCGGTTTGGTACTCATGTTACAAACCCTGGATGATCCTAGTACATTAGGTCCAAAGATGGCGCTAGCCATGGTAACCACCTTCTATGGTGCTGTGCTTGCCAATCTTGTTTTCATTCCTATGGCAGGTAAGCTAGAGAATCAAAGTGATCAGGAAGTATTCATGAAGCAAGTGATCATCGAAGGTGTACTCGGTGTTCAATCCGGTCAAAACCCAAAAATTCTTGAAGAAAAATTGATTGCCTTCTTATCACCAGCTGAACGAATACAACAGGAAGAAGCGAAAGCGGAGGAAGCAAACTATGAAGCGTAA
- the ccpA gene encoding catabolite control protein A, translating into MPVTIYDVAKEAGVSMATVSRVVNGNPNVKPATRKKVKEAIQRLGYRPNAVARGLASKRTKTVGVVIPDVSNPFYSELVRGIEDIANMYDYNIFLCNSDEHKGKELRLIETMLEKQVDGLLFMGAKVTQDHREILQTGHVPVVLSSTLDEEGILPSVSINHGKAMEEGVHYLHELGHQRIALISGPPDEPLFGTIRLQAFRRAMTNVGLTIDENMICTGDMHYESGFEETKKLLQQSQPPTAIFAVSDEMAIGAIHAILDQGLRVPEDISVLGFDNTRLATMVRPLLTTVVQPMYDIGAVSMRLLTKYMMNEEVESSCVILPHRIEVRQSTCSIEKG; encoded by the coding sequence GTGCCAGTAACCATTTATGATGTGGCCAAAGAAGCAGGTGTTTCCATGGCCACGGTCTCTCGAGTTGTGAATGGGAACCCCAATGTAAAACCAGCAACGCGTAAAAAGGTAAAGGAAGCGATTCAGCGTCTAGGCTATCGTCCTAATGCTGTAGCCCGTGGTCTCGCCAGCAAACGAACTAAGACCGTAGGGGTGGTAATTCCCGATGTCTCCAATCCATTCTATTCGGAATTGGTTCGTGGTATTGAAGATATCGCCAATATGTATGATTATAATATTTTTCTTTGCAATTCAGACGAACATAAGGGCAAGGAGCTTCGTCTCATTGAGACAATGCTAGAGAAACAGGTGGATGGCCTTTTATTTATGGGAGCAAAGGTGACGCAAGACCATCGTGAAATTTTGCAAACAGGACATGTCCCTGTTGTACTCAGTTCCACATTGGATGAAGAAGGAATTCTCCCCTCAGTGAGTATCAATCATGGGAAAGCCATGGAGGAAGGAGTTCATTATCTTCATGAACTAGGTCATCAACGGATCGCTTTGATCAGTGGCCCACCTGATGAGCCCCTCTTCGGTACCATCCGCTTACAGGCCTTTCGCCGTGCCATGACCAATGTAGGTCTCACCATTGACGAGAATATGATCTGTACAGGGGATATGCATTATGAGTCTGGTTTTGAAGAGACGAAAAAGCTACTCCAACAGAGTCAACCTCCCACTGCAATTTTTGCGGTAAGTGATGAAATGGCCATTGGTGCCATCCATGCCATCCTCGATCAAGGCTTACGTGTCCCTGAGGATATTTCAGTTCTTGGCTTTGATAATACTCGCTTAGCCACCATGGTGCGGCCACTTCTAACCACGGTGGTTCAACCCATGTACGACATTGGTGCTGTTTCCATGCGCCTTCTGACCAAATATATGATGAATGAAGAAGTGGAGTCTTCATGTGTGATTCTTCCCCATCGCATCGAGGTACGCCAATCTACATGTTCCATTGAGAAGGGCTGA
- a CDS encoding bifunctional 3-deoxy-7-phosphoheptulonate synthase/chorismate mutase, whose product MSNRELEDLRTELDQLNLQILDLINQRATIVQQIGQIKQRQGVQRFDPTREREMLNKLKAANHGPFCDATIQHIFKEIFKASLDLQKEECEKQLLVSRKRKAEDTVIQVKDLIIGGKNPVLIAGPCSVESDEQLEIVAKALQGYGLHAMRGGAFKPRTSPYDFQGLGFPGIKMLKAAGEKHGLAVISEIVDPAYMEEAAQYLDMIQIGARNMQNFELLKVAGKVDVPILLKRGMSATIEELLYAAEYILSNGNHRVILCERGIRTYEKWTRNTLDISAVPLLKQESHLPVLVDVTHATGRRDILLPCAKAALAAGADGVMIEVHPDPNVALSDAMQQIDLAQLDQFIQGMHDQLSIMGKQLL is encoded by the coding sequence TTGAGCAACCGTGAGCTGGAAGATCTAAGAACTGAGTTGGATCAATTAAATCTTCAAATTCTTGACTTAATAAACCAGCGTGCAACCATCGTCCAACAGATTGGACAGATTAAACAACGACAAGGTGTTCAACGCTTTGATCCTACGCGTGAGCGGGAGATGCTGAATAAATTAAAGGCAGCCAATCATGGTCCATTCTGTGATGCTACCATTCAACATATTTTTAAAGAGATTTTCAAGGCATCTCTTGATCTGCAAAAGGAGGAATGTGAGAAGCAATTATTGGTGAGCCGTAAGCGAAAAGCAGAGGATACGGTCATTCAGGTGAAGGACCTAATCATCGGTGGTAAAAATCCTGTATTAATCGCCGGACCATGCTCCGTGGAAAGTGACGAACAGCTCGAGATCGTTGCCAAGGCATTGCAAGGATATGGACTTCATGCCATGCGAGGTGGTGCATTTAAGCCTCGAACTTCACCATATGATTTTCAGGGGCTAGGCTTTCCAGGTATTAAAATGTTAAAAGCTGCTGGAGAGAAGCATGGACTTGCTGTAATTAGTGAAATAGTGGATCCTGCCTACATGGAGGAAGCAGCCCAATACTTAGATATGATCCAGATTGGTGCTCGTAATATGCAGAATTTTGAGCTCTTAAAGGTAGCTGGTAAGGTGGATGTACCCATTCTCTTAAAGCGGGGAATGTCGGCCACCATCGAAGAGCTACTCTATGCTGCAGAATATATCTTAAGCAATGGCAACCATCGTGTGATTTTATGTGAGCGGGGAATACGTACCTATGAAAAGTGGACACGGAACACCTTAGATATCTCTGCTGTTCCGCTTCTTAAGCAAGAGAGTCATCTGCCAGTACTGGTGGATGTGACTCATGCTACAGGTCGTCGTGATATTTTACTACCATGTGCTAAAGCTGCCCTTGCAGCTGGTGCAGATGGCGTGATGATTGAGGTTCATCCTGATCCCAATGTGGCACTCTCGGATGCCATGCAGCAAATTGACTTAGCGCAATTGGATCAGTTTATTCAAGGTATGCATGATCAATTATCAATCATGGGTAAGCAGCTCTTATAA
- a CDS encoding cell division protein FtsA — translation MGDERTIFALDIGTRSVMGIIAKPASDGNLSIIDWEIREHTTRSMLDGQIHDIEAVANTILEIKSTLEQRNTPLHQVAVAAAGRALLTERGQFTFPMDSQQYISKEEVHHCELAAVQAAQTTLHEGASLQQQYYCVGYSIYNYYLDGEKIGNPIDQRGENLGVEVIATFLPQVVVDSLMAALNKAGLQLQALTLEPIAAIEAIIPSTMRRLNVALVDIGAGTSDIAITAEGTITAYGMVPAAGDEITDAISQAYLLDFPVAEQVKRQLNTSDQVSYTDILGFQTELASAEIIQTIKGEIESLAQAISTKITDLNGKNPQAVMLVGGGSLTPQLATMIARHLHMPENRVAVRDASAIAMVNPEFVQDKGPEWITPLGIVTTALHRPLSYVQVQVNDEMTRLFELRPLTISDALLAAGISMRQLHGRPGLSMHVSVNGKSHWLRGTHGEPPTILLNGQHTSLSSAIQTGDTITITPGQDGKDGGGTIRDLPLSSTSLHFEINGEAQLITPRIRCNGKLVTVDEELHDGDQINDDIPHTIEELHAWLGTQQPILRFKCNGRWMEHTIGGYEIEVNGLIADGKTTIQAGDRIRLLPKEGTNPTLLQYAPEHWQENLTIAVSYNGQPVKVDNLQYWVERNGEVAQWDELIQAGDQLIYREDEERSPVFSDVFRYVDVQLEPPGGLTRLCLRVDGEEANFQTPIHAGSALELYWE, via the coding sequence ATGGGTGATGAGAGAACCATTTTTGCCTTAGATATTGGGACACGTAGTGTAATGGGTATTATCGCTAAGCCTGCATCCGATGGAAACCTTTCTATCATCGATTGGGAGATTCGTGAGCATACCACCCGCTCCATGCTAGATGGTCAGATCCATGATATAGAGGCTGTAGCCAACACGATTCTAGAGATAAAGAGCACCTTGGAGCAGCGGAACACCCCTCTCCATCAGGTAGCTGTAGCCGCTGCAGGGAGGGCTTTACTTACTGAACGCGGTCAATTTACATTCCCCATGGATTCTCAGCAATATATTAGCAAGGAAGAGGTCCATCACTGTGAACTGGCAGCAGTTCAAGCTGCACAAACTACGCTCCACGAGGGAGCAAGCTTACAGCAGCAGTACTACTGTGTAGGCTATAGTATTTATAATTATTACCTCGATGGCGAGAAAATCGGGAATCCCATCGATCAACGGGGTGAGAATTTAGGCGTGGAAGTGATCGCTACCTTCCTCCCTCAAGTGGTGGTGGACTCCCTGATGGCCGCCTTGAATAAAGCGGGTCTCCAATTACAAGCATTGACCCTAGAGCCTATCGCTGCCATCGAAGCGATCATCCCCTCGACTATGCGGCGTTTAAACGTTGCCCTCGTCGATATTGGTGCAGGTACCTCCGATATTGCCATCACCGCAGAGGGAACGATCACAGCCTATGGAATGGTCCCTGCAGCAGGTGATGAAATTACCGATGCCATTAGCCAAGCTTATCTACTAGACTTCCCTGTAGCCGAGCAAGTGAAACGACAGTTGAATACTTCAGATCAGGTTTCTTATACCGATATACTGGGCTTCCAAACAGAATTAGCAAGTGCAGAGATCATCCAGACCATTAAAGGCGAGATTGAGAGCCTCGCCCAAGCTATTAGCACGAAAATTACCGACTTAAATGGTAAGAATCCACAAGCTGTCATGCTTGTTGGTGGTGGTAGTCTCACCCCTCAGCTCGCAACCATGATTGCCCGTCATCTACATATGCCAGAAAATCGTGTGGCCGTTCGAGATGCAAGTGCCATTGCTATGGTTAATCCAGAATTTGTTCAGGATAAAGGACCTGAATGGATCACACCGTTGGGGATTGTCACAACAGCCCTCCATCGGCCCCTCAGCTATGTTCAGGTTCAGGTGAATGATGAGATGACCCGGCTTTTTGAGCTCCGCCCACTAACGATCAGCGATGCCTTATTGGCAGCAGGTATAAGCATGCGACAGCTTCATGGGCGTCCTGGTTTATCCATGCATGTAAGCGTGAACGGAAAAAGTCACTGGCTCCGCGGAACGCATGGAGAGCCACCTACCATCCTGCTCAATGGTCAGCATACTTCGCTCTCTTCAGCCATTCAAACAGGGGATACAATTACCATCACCCCTGGTCAAGATGGCAAGGATGGCGGTGGCACCATTAGGGATCTTCCTCTCTCATCGACATCGCTTCACTTTGAGATCAATGGTGAAGCTCAACTCATTACGCCACGTATTCGCTGTAATGGCAAGCTCGTCACCGTAGATGAAGAACTTCATGATGGTGATCAGATCAACGATGATATACCACACACCATTGAGGAGCTTCACGCCTGGTTGGGTACACAACAGCCTATCCTCCGTTTCAAATGTAATGGACGCTGGATGGAGCATACCATAGGTGGCTATGAGATTGAGGTGAATGGTCTCATTGCCGATGGGAAGACGACAATACAAGCAGGCGATCGAATCCGCTTGCTTCCCAAGGAAGGTACCAACCCCACCCTTCTCCAATATGCACCTGAGCATTGGCAAGAAAACTTAACCATAGCGGTCTCCTATAATGGACAACCTGTGAAAGTTGACAACCTTCAATATTGGGTGGAACGAAATGGAGAGGTAGCCCAATGGGACGAACTCATTCAAGCAGGCGATCAACTGATTTATCGTGAGGATGAGGAGCGTTCCCCGGTTTTTAGTGACGTCTTCCGCTATGTGGATGTTCAATTGGAACCGCCTGGTGGCTTGACAAGACTCTGTCTCAGGGTGGATGGCGAAGAAGCCAATTTCCAAACACCCATTCACGCTGGAAGTGCATTGGAATTATATTGGGAATAA
- a CDS encoding ABC transporter ATP-binding protein produces the protein MSHFARLKPYLYQYRWAYLLGLAALIITDLLQMVIPKLLGYITDGLKTGTLTTSNIALIIATILIIAAIMVLLRYGWRMFVMGTARKIEYHMRNALVAHLQKMSTNYFNTHKTGDLMALATNDINAIRMACGPGVVMFFDTVILISMAVLMMASTISWKLTIVALLPLPFLALVTGRFGKVIHRRFRKVQEAFAHLTDQVQENASGVRVVKAFVQEEAEITKFYQANDENFKKNVHLIKVQALLNPLVQFVSGLSFLVVLGYGGTLVIRQEISLGDFVAFNSYLGLLIWPMMAIGMIINIFQRGSASMARLNEVFETKPEIRDDDETDLSIQHLYGRITIHNLSFTYPETEKPVLQHLDLEIPAGGSLGIVGRTGAGKSTLVNLLLRLYDAPAGTILLDGQDIRTIPLKTLRQEIGFVPQENFLFSRSIAENIAFGVDQCEPRTVEEAAIDAQVHENIMQFPDQYETILGERGVTLSGGQKQRVSIARALLKNPPILILDDALSAVDTKTEEAILGRLRSQMKERTTILISHRLSTLKEVDQIIVLDEGKIIEQGTHNELMALQGLYYQIHEKQQLEELIATH, from the coding sequence TTGTCCCATTTTGCTCGGTTAAAACCTTATCTTTATCAATATCGTTGGGCTTATCTACTTGGATTGGCCGCACTTATCATCACGGACCTATTGCAGATGGTAATACCGAAGCTACTTGGCTATATTACCGATGGCCTCAAAACAGGCACCTTAACCACCTCCAATATTGCCTTGATCATCGCTACCATCCTCATCATCGCAGCGATCATGGTACTCCTCCGTTATGGCTGGCGGATGTTCGTCATGGGAACAGCGCGCAAGATTGAGTATCATATGCGGAATGCCTTGGTAGCTCACCTACAAAAGATGTCTACCAACTACTTTAATACCCATAAGACAGGTGACCTCATGGCGCTGGCCACCAATGATATTAACGCGATCCGGATGGCCTGTGGACCGGGTGTAGTCATGTTCTTCGATACCGTGATCCTCATTAGCATGGCTGTTTTGATGATGGCCTCCACCATCAGTTGGAAGCTAACCATCGTCGCGCTCCTCCCCTTACCCTTCTTAGCCTTAGTGACGGGACGATTCGGCAAGGTGATTCACCGCCGCTTTCGTAAGGTGCAAGAAGCGTTTGCCCATCTCACTGATCAAGTGCAGGAGAATGCTTCTGGTGTTCGTGTGGTCAAAGCCTTCGTTCAGGAAGAAGCAGAGATCACCAAATTTTATCAAGCCAATGATGAGAACTTTAAGAAAAATGTTCACCTCATCAAGGTACAGGCCTTGCTCAATCCCCTGGTTCAATTCGTCTCAGGCTTAAGCTTCCTAGTTGTTCTTGGCTATGGGGGCACCTTGGTCATCCGTCAAGAGATCAGCTTGGGTGATTTCGTCGCCTTCAACAGCTACTTAGGCTTGCTGATCTGGCCCATGATGGCCATCGGCATGATCATTAATATCTTCCAACGGGGCTCCGCATCCATGGCTCGTCTCAATGAGGTATTTGAGACTAAACCAGAGATCCGTGATGATGATGAAACGGATCTCTCCATTCAGCATCTCTATGGTAGAATCACCATTCACAACCTAAGCTTTACTTATCCTGAGACAGAGAAGCCCGTCCTTCAGCATCTGGATCTGGAGATTCCTGCAGGTGGTTCCCTCGGTATTGTGGGTCGAACCGGTGCAGGCAAGTCCACCTTGGTCAATCTCCTCCTCCGTCTCTACGATGCACCAGCAGGTACCATCCTCCTCGATGGTCAAGATATTCGTACCATTCCCTTGAAGACTTTACGTCAGGAGATTGGTTTTGTTCCCCAGGAGAACTTTCTCTTCTCCCGCTCTATTGCTGAGAATATCGCTTTCGGTGTGGATCAGTGTGAACCAAGGACAGTTGAGGAAGCGGCCATCGATGCGCAAGTTCATGAGAATATCATGCAATTTCCCGATCAGTACGAGACCATCCTCGGTGAACGGGGTGTTACCCTCTCAGGTGGGCAAAAACAACGGGTCTCCATCGCCCGTGCTCTCCTGAAGAATCCACCCATCTTGATTCTTGATGATGCCCTCTCAGCGGTGGATACAAAAACAGAGGAGGCCATCCTAGGGCGCTTACGTTCGCAGATGAAGGAACGAACCACCATTCTCATCTCTCACCGCCTCTCGACGCTCAAAGAGGTGGATCAGATCATCGTTCTCGATGAAGGGAAGATCATTGAACAAGGAACCCATAACGAGCTCATGGCGCTACAAGGTCTCTATTATCAGATTCATGAAAAACAACAGTTAGAGGAATTGATCGCCACACACTGA